The Amycolatopsis mongoliensis genome includes a window with the following:
- a CDS encoding calcium:proton antiporter produces the protein MVAALRSFLTSWTSVTPVLAVVVLALAWGRDLGPVFVALVAIALGATVLAAVHHAEVVAHRVGEPFGSLVLAVAVTVIEVALIVTMMVSGGPEAGSLARDTVFAAVMITTNGIVGISLLVGARRYGSTLFNPEGSGAALATVATLAALSLVLPTFTSSTPGPAFSPAQLTFAALASLVLYGTFVLTQTVRHRDFFLPVAADGEVKEDDHADPPTNRAALGSLALLLVALVAVVGLAKVESPAIEAGVRAAGFPQSFVGVVIALLVLLPETLAATRAAQRDRMQISLNLAYGSAIASIGLTIPAIALASVWLPSELLLGLGSTQIVLLALTVVVSVLTVVPGRATRLQGGVHLVLLAGFLVLAVNP, from the coding sequence ATGGTCGCCGCGCTGAGATCCTTCCTGACGTCCTGGACCTCCGTCACCCCGGTGCTCGCCGTGGTCGTGCTGGCGCTGGCCTGGGGCCGTGACCTCGGCCCGGTCTTCGTGGCCCTCGTCGCGATCGCGCTCGGCGCGACGGTGCTCGCCGCGGTGCACCACGCGGAGGTCGTCGCGCACCGCGTCGGCGAGCCGTTCGGGTCGCTCGTGCTCGCGGTCGCGGTCACCGTCATCGAGGTCGCGCTGATCGTCACCATGATGGTCTCCGGCGGGCCGGAGGCCGGTTCGCTCGCCCGGGACACCGTGTTCGCCGCGGTGATGATCACGACCAACGGCATCGTCGGCATCTCACTGCTCGTCGGTGCGCGCCGCTACGGATCGACGCTGTTCAACCCCGAAGGCAGCGGCGCCGCGCTGGCCACGGTCGCGACCCTGGCCGCGTTGAGCCTCGTGCTGCCGACGTTCACCTCGAGCACCCCCGGTCCGGCGTTCTCCCCGGCGCAGCTGACCTTCGCCGCGCTCGCGTCCCTGGTGCTGTACGGGACGTTCGTGCTGACGCAGACCGTCCGCCACCGCGACTTCTTCCTCCCGGTGGCCGCCGACGGCGAGGTCAAGGAGGACGACCACGCCGACCCGCCGACGAACCGGGCCGCGCTGGGCAGCCTCGCGCTGCTGCTGGTGGCACTGGTCGCGGTGGTCGGGCTGGCGAAGGTCGAATCGCCGGCGATCGAGGCGGGCGTGCGCGCCGCCGGGTTCCCGCAGTCGTTCGTGGGTGTCGTGATCGCGTTGCTGGTGCTGCTGCCCGAGACGCTGGCGGCCACGCGCGCGGCCCAGCGCGACCGGATGCAGATCAGCCTCAACCTCGCCTACGGCTCGGCGATCGCGAGCATCGGCCTGACCATCCCGGCGATCGCGCTGGCGTCGGTGTGGCTGCCGAGCGAGCTGCTGCTCGGCCTCGGCTCGACGCAGATCGTGCTGCTGGCGCTGACGGTCGTGGTGAGCGTCCTGACGGTCGTCCCCGGCCGCGCGACCCGCCTGCAGGGCGGCGTGCACCTGGTGCTGCTGGCCGGGTTCCTGGTGCTGGCCGTCAACCCCTGA
- a CDS encoding LysR family transcriptional regulator has protein sequence MDVQTLRLFRAVAGGATVTETAAGAHLTQPALSRALRRLEHEAGAELFRRSGRMLRLTPAGHAFKRHVDVVLDQLDQGLREVGEIVAPGTGVVPLAFLHTFGTWLVPSVLRGFLREHPGARFELRQHGEAGLEAELLDGTADLVITSGDPGHPQLHWERLLVEPLRLAVPPHHRLSGRRRVRLADLADETFILLRPGYALRETTERLCAEAGFAPRIGFEGDEVETLRGLVTAGLGVSVLPLPHTAAFPAPHLELTDVDAARDIGLAWAAGRPLPPLSETFRRHVLATADFDRPQGTVPES, from the coding sequence ATGGACGTCCAGACGCTGCGGCTCTTCCGCGCGGTCGCCGGCGGCGCGACCGTCACGGAGACCGCGGCCGGCGCGCACCTGACCCAGCCGGCCCTCTCCCGCGCCCTGCGACGGCTGGAGCACGAGGCGGGTGCCGAACTGTTCCGCCGGTCCGGGCGCATGCTGCGGCTGACCCCCGCCGGGCACGCGTTCAAGCGGCACGTCGACGTCGTGCTCGACCAGCTCGACCAGGGCCTGCGCGAGGTCGGCGAGATCGTCGCGCCGGGCACCGGGGTCGTCCCGCTGGCCTTCCTGCACACGTTCGGCACGTGGCTGGTGCCGTCGGTGCTGCGCGGATTCCTGCGCGAGCACCCCGGTGCCCGGTTCGAGCTGCGGCAGCACGGCGAAGCCGGGCTCGAGGCGGAACTGCTCGACGGCACCGCCGACCTCGTCATCACCAGTGGCGACCCGGGACACCCGCAACTGCACTGGGAACGCCTGCTCGTCGAGCCGCTGCGGCTCGCCGTCCCACCGCACCACCGGCTCTCCGGGCGCCGGCGGGTCCGGCTCGCCGACCTCGCGGACGAGACGTTCATCCTGCTGCGCCCGGGGTACGCGCTGCGCGAAACGACCGAGCGCCTGTGCGCCGAAGCCGGGTTCGCGCCGCGCATCGGGTTCGAGGGCGACGAGGTCGAGACGCTGCGCGGCCTCGTCACCGCCGGGCTCGGCGTGTCCGTGCTGCCACTGCCGCACACGGCCGCCTTCCCGGCACCGCACCTCGAACTGACCGATGTGGACGCTGCCCGCGACATCGGGCTGGCGTGGGCGGCCGGGCGGCCCCTCCCGCCGCTGAGCGAAACCTTCCGGCGGCACGTCCTCGCCACCGCCGACTTCGACCGTCCACAAGGGACTGTGCCGGAATCGTGA
- a CDS encoding pyruvate dehydrogenase yields the protein MATVAEQLVRTLRDAGVERIYGIVGDSLNPIVDAVRRTDGIEWVHVRHEETAAFAAAAEAQVTGKLAVCAGSCGPGNLHLINGLFDAHRSGAPVLAIASHIPSNQIGTGFFQETHPDRLFAECSYFSEVVADPAQLPRLLRIATQAAVGKGGVAVLTIPGDLADRKATGPLTERLPLVTPSPAVPSPETVQELADLLNSGEKVMLFAGAGVRGAHEEVMALAGKLAAPVGHSLGGKEWIQYDNPFDVGMSGLLGYGACYDAMHEADRILLLGTDFPYDKFLPQARTIQIDHDASRLGRRTPLELAVHGDVKETLRALLPLLRPRTDRAFLDRMLREHVRKLEKVVGAYTTKIEHRRPIHPEYVASVLDEVAADDAVFTVDTGMGNVWAARYLTPNGRRRVLGSFRHGSMANALPHAIGAQLAQPGRQVVSLSGDGGLAMLMGDLLTLPAYDVPVKVVVFNNATLGMVKLEMLVDGLPDFGTDHPPVDFAAIAAACGIHSARVEDPADVRGALEKAFAHPGPAVVEVVTDPNALSIPPRITGEMVRGFALGATKTVLNGGVGKMVDLARTNLRNAPRP from the coding sequence ATGGCAACCGTGGCGGAACAGCTGGTCAGGACCCTGCGTGACGCGGGGGTCGAACGCATCTACGGCATCGTCGGCGACAGCCTCAACCCGATCGTCGACGCGGTCCGCCGCACCGACGGCATCGAGTGGGTGCACGTCCGCCACGAGGAGACGGCCGCCTTCGCCGCGGCGGCCGAAGCGCAGGTCACCGGCAAGCTCGCGGTGTGCGCGGGCAGCTGCGGGCCGGGCAACCTGCACCTGATCAACGGCCTCTTCGACGCCCATCGCTCGGGCGCACCGGTGCTCGCGATCGCGTCGCACATCCCGTCGAACCAGATCGGCACCGGCTTCTTCCAGGAGACGCACCCGGACCGGCTCTTCGCCGAGTGCAGTTACTTCAGCGAGGTCGTGGCGGACCCCGCGCAGCTGCCGCGGCTCCTGCGGATCGCGACCCAGGCCGCCGTCGGCAAGGGCGGCGTCGCGGTGCTGACCATCCCCGGCGACCTCGCCGACCGCAAGGCCACCGGTCCGCTGACCGAGCGCCTCCCGCTGGTGACGCCGTCGCCCGCGGTGCCCTCTCCGGAGACCGTCCAAGAGCTCGCGGACCTGCTGAACTCGGGCGAAAAGGTGATGCTCTTCGCCGGCGCGGGCGTCCGCGGCGCACACGAGGAGGTCATGGCGCTGGCGGGCAAGCTCGCCGCGCCGGTCGGGCACTCGCTCGGCGGCAAGGAGTGGATCCAGTACGACAACCCGTTCGACGTCGGCATGAGCGGCCTGCTCGGCTACGGCGCCTGCTACGACGCGATGCACGAGGCCGACCGGATCCTGTTGCTGGGCACGGACTTCCCGTACGACAAGTTCCTCCCGCAGGCCCGCACGATCCAGATCGACCACGACGCTTCGCGCCTCGGCCGGCGGACACCGCTGGAGCTGGCCGTGCACGGCGACGTCAAGGAGACGCTGCGGGCCCTTCTCCCGCTGCTGCGTCCTCGCACCGACCGGGCGTTCCTCGACCGGATGCTGCGTGAGCACGTGCGGAAGCTGGAGAAGGTGGTCGGCGCGTACACGACGAAGATCGAGCACCGGCGGCCGATCCACCCCGAGTACGTCGCCTCGGTGCTCGACGAGGTCGCCGCGGACGACGCCGTGTTCACCGTCGACACCGGCATGGGCAACGTCTGGGCCGCGCGTTACCTGACGCCGAACGGCCGCCGCCGCGTGCTCGGCTCGTTCCGGCACGGCAGCATGGCGAACGCCCTGCCGCACGCGATCGGCGCGCAGCTCGCGCAGCCGGGCCGCCAGGTCGTGTCGCTCTCGGGCGACGGCGGGCTCGCGATGCTGATGGGCGACCTGCTGACGCTGCCCGCCTACGACGTCCCGGTGAAGGTCGTGGTGTTCAACAACGCCACGCTCGGCATGGTGAAGCTGGAGATGCTCGTCGACGGGCTCCCGGACTTCGGCACCGACCACCCGCCGGTCGACTTCGCGGCGATCGCCGCCGCGTGCGGGATCCACTCGGCCCGCGTCGAGGATCCGGCCGACGTCCGCGGCGCGCTGGAGAAGGCGTTCGCCCACCCCGGCCCGGCGGTGGTCGAGGTGGTGACCGACCCGAACGCGCTGTCGATCCCGCCGCGGATCACCGGCGAGATGGTGCGCGGGTTCGCCCTCGGCGCGACGAAGACGGTGCTCAACGGCGGCGTCGGCAAGATGGTCGACCTGGCGCGCACCAACCTGCGCAACGCGCCGCGGCCCTAG
- the mftB gene encoding mycofactocin biosynthesis chaperone MftB (MftB, a small protein, is a peptide chaperone that assists the radical SAM enzyme MftC in performing two modifications to the C-terminal Val-Tyr dipeptide of the mycofactocin precursor peptide, MftA. MftB's role is analogous to the role of PqqD in the biosynthesis of PQQ, a cofactor that derives entirely from a Tyr and a Glu in the precursor PqqA.): MDLDIAYRLNPLVALRPESFGALAYHAGNRELSYLTCPELVRFVRALAMHGSLRDALDAAELGGTRRARILAALEALADTGVIVADP, from the coding sequence ATGGACCTCGACATCGCGTACCGGCTGAACCCGCTGGTGGCGTTGCGCCCCGAGTCGTTCGGGGCGCTCGCCTACCACGCGGGTAACCGGGAGCTGTCCTACCTGACCTGCCCGGAGCTGGTGCGGTTCGTCCGCGCACTGGCGATGCACGGCTCCCTCCGCGACGCGCTCGACGCCGCGGAGCTGGGCGGCACCCGCCGGGCGCGGATCCTCGCGGCCCTGGAAGCCCTGGCCGACACCGGTGTCATCGTCGCCGACCCCTAG
- a CDS encoding NDMA-dependent alcohol dehydrogenase: MKTKAAVLFDAGKPFEIMELDLDGPGPGEVLIKYTAAGLCHSDLHLIDNDLVPRFPIIGGHEGAGIIEDVGPGVTKVQPGDHVVCSFIPNCGTCRYCSTGRQNLCDMGATILDGHMPDGTFRFHGGGQDFGAMCMLGTFSERATISQHSVVKVDDWLPLETAVLVGCGVPTGWATANYAGGVRAGDTTVVYGIGGIGINAVQGAAHAGAKYVVAVDPVEFKREAALKFGATHAFATAAEAAEKVNELTWGQLADQALITVGTVEEDIVSEAFNVVGKGGTVVITGLANPEKLTVHVSGGVMTLFEKTIKGTLFGSANPQYDIVRLLRLYDAGKLKLDELVTRKYTLDQVNEGYQDLRDGKNIRGVIVHSA, translated from the coding sequence GTGAAGACCAAGGCAGCCGTACTGTTCGATGCCGGGAAGCCGTTCGAGATCATGGAGCTGGACCTCGACGGCCCGGGTCCCGGCGAGGTGCTCATCAAGTACACCGCCGCCGGGCTGTGCCACTCGGACCTGCACCTGATCGACAACGACCTCGTGCCGCGCTTCCCGATCATCGGCGGCCACGAGGGCGCCGGGATCATCGAGGACGTCGGCCCGGGCGTGACCAAGGTGCAGCCCGGTGACCACGTCGTCTGCAGCTTCATCCCGAACTGCGGCACCTGCCGCTACTGCTCCACCGGCCGCCAGAACCTGTGCGACATGGGCGCCACCATCCTCGACGGCCACATGCCGGACGGGACCTTCCGGTTCCACGGCGGCGGGCAGGACTTCGGCGCGATGTGCATGCTCGGCACGTTCTCCGAACGGGCCACCATCTCGCAGCACTCGGTCGTCAAGGTCGACGACTGGCTGCCGCTGGAGACCGCCGTGCTGGTCGGCTGCGGCGTCCCGACCGGCTGGGCCACCGCCAACTACGCGGGCGGGGTCCGGGCCGGCGACACCACCGTCGTCTACGGCATCGGCGGCATCGGCATCAACGCCGTGCAGGGCGCGGCGCACGCCGGCGCGAAGTACGTCGTCGCGGTCGACCCCGTCGAGTTCAAGCGGGAGGCGGCGCTCAAGTTCGGCGCCACGCACGCGTTCGCCACCGCGGCCGAGGCCGCGGAGAAGGTCAACGAACTGACCTGGGGCCAACTGGCCGACCAGGCGCTCATCACCGTCGGCACGGTCGAGGAAGACATCGTCAGCGAGGCGTTCAACGTCGTCGGCAAGGGCGGCACGGTCGTCATCACCGGCCTCGCCAACCCCGAGAAGCTCACCGTGCACGTCTCCGGTGGGGTCATGACACTGTTCGAGAAGACGATCAAGGGCACGCTCTTCGGCTCGGCGAACCCGCAGTACGACATCGTCCGCCTGCTGCGGCTCTACGACGCCGGCAAGCTCAAGCTCGACGAGCTGGTGACCCGCAAGTACACCCTCGATCAGGTCAACGAGGGCTACCAGGACCTGCGCGACGGCAAGAACATCCGCGGCGTCATCGTCCACTCCGCATAG
- a CDS encoding sigma-54-dependent Fis family transcriptional regulator — protein sequence MDLRTEIAQSWRRAELSGLSPASSVERLDVADVDRRSRLLRAASPVLDELARQLAGTRFCVVLADDECRIVARRFSERSVELALENISAVPGCQFLEERTGTNSLATPFETRRGVSVDGDEHFLEAMKQFTCYGHPVVHPTTRRLAGVLDITGPAGDANPLLGPFLRRAVADIERRLLDGAKLAEQQLLAAFQSVQHRACAVLALGQDVVLANTAATELVDTADHRLLRELGRTQRGLGRLRLTSGTPVEVRVEAVSASAGLLFELAPVRTSSPVVSRPRSSRGLFPAPVDERLRSAGRARRRVLVSGEPGAGRSTAARVVAGDEPLHEFDVSDVVAGEAEWCARVEAAASARGLLVIDGIQLLPPLAAVRLARLLDTTTAWFALLSGPPSELHGEQATLAARMHRRIELPPLRERRDEIPAIARTLLRGFSDSLRLTPGALELLGSQQWPGNLRELAGVLAGAADRRSAGDLTAEDVAPGCTETAPGAALSGWEQAEYDVIVRTLRACDGNKVRAAKQLGISRSTLYNRMRALRVR from the coding sequence GTGGACCTGCGGACCGAGATCGCGCAGTCGTGGCGGCGGGCGGAGCTTTCCGGGCTCTCGCCGGCCTCGTCCGTCGAGCGGCTGGACGTCGCCGACGTCGACCGCCGGAGCCGGCTGCTGCGGGCCGCCTCGCCGGTGCTGGACGAGCTCGCCCGGCAGCTGGCCGGCACGCGGTTCTGCGTCGTGCTCGCCGACGACGAGTGCCGGATCGTGGCCCGGCGGTTCTCCGAGCGGTCGGTCGAGCTCGCGCTGGAGAACATCAGCGCGGTGCCCGGCTGCCAGTTCCTGGAAGAGCGCACCGGGACGAACTCCCTCGCGACGCCGTTCGAGACCCGCCGCGGCGTCTCCGTCGACGGCGACGAGCACTTCCTCGAAGCGATGAAGCAGTTCACCTGCTACGGCCACCCGGTGGTGCACCCGACGACGCGGCGGCTGGCCGGCGTCCTCGACATCACCGGCCCCGCGGGCGACGCGAACCCGCTGCTCGGGCCGTTCCTGCGGCGCGCGGTCGCCGACATCGAACGGCGGCTGCTCGACGGCGCGAAGCTCGCCGAGCAGCAGCTGCTGGCCGCGTTCCAGTCCGTGCAGCACCGGGCGTGCGCGGTGCTCGCGCTCGGCCAGGACGTCGTGCTCGCGAACACCGCGGCGACCGAGCTGGTCGACACCGCCGACCACCGGCTGCTGCGCGAGCTGGGCCGCACGCAGCGCGGCCTCGGCCGGCTCCGGCTGACGTCGGGCACGCCGGTCGAGGTGCGCGTCGAAGCGGTGTCGGCAAGCGCCGGGCTGCTGTTCGAGCTGGCGCCGGTGCGGACGTCGAGCCCGGTCGTGTCGCGGCCGCGAAGCTCGCGTGGTCTCTTCCCCGCGCCGGTCGACGAGCGGCTCCGGAGTGCGGGGCGCGCCCGGCGGCGCGTGCTGGTCTCCGGCGAGCCGGGGGCCGGCCGCAGCACGGCGGCCCGCGTCGTGGCCGGGGACGAGCCCCTGCACGAGTTCGACGTTTCCGACGTCGTCGCCGGCGAGGCCGAGTGGTGCGCGCGGGTGGAAGCGGCGGCTTCGGCGCGCGGCCTGCTGGTGATCGACGGCATCCAGCTGCTGCCGCCACTGGCGGCGGTCCGCCTGGCCCGGCTGCTGGACACGACGACGGCGTGGTTCGCGCTGCTCAGCGGCCCGCCGTCGGAACTGCACGGCGAGCAGGCGACGCTGGCGGCGCGCATGCACCGGCGGATCGAGCTGCCGCCGTTGCGCGAGCGCCGCGACGAGATCCCGGCGATCGCCCGGACCCTGTTGCGCGGCTTCAGCGACTCGCTCCGGCTGACCCCGGGGGCGCTGGAGCTGCTGGGGTCCCAGCAGTGGCCGGGCAACCTGCGCGAACTCGCGGGAGTCCTGGCCGGCGCGGCCGACCGCCGCTCGGCCGGCGACCTCACGGCCGAGGACGTGGCGCCGGGCTGTACGGAGACGGCCCCGGGCGCGGCGCTCAGCGGCTGGGAACAGGCCGAATACGACGTGATCGTCCGGACGCTGCGCGCGTGCGACGGCAACAAGGTGCGGGCGGCCAAGCAGCTCGGCATCAGCCGCTCGACGCTCTACAACCGGATGCGCGCCCTCCGGGTCCGCTGA
- a CDS encoding urea carboxylase-associated family protein, whose protein sequence is MPRPAYQGRALDVDRPFYRRLAEEPGRELVDAFEIPIRSGRAWRVPRGHLCRLRTVEGPQVGDLNLWNADDPRERFWAARTRQLQRAHVSTFDRLWSTLPFLRPLATITADTLEDHGVDEDGGRVHDLLGTRCDPYVNRMLTGEDFDFHCHSNLVRAVAPFGLTEFDVHDVLNVFQCTGLDDEDRYFMQACPARPGDHFEFFAELDLLCALSTCPGGDLSIPLWGPGARDPIDVCHPIGVEVFEPRAGLLDGWRPPERAAYRGLHGVRLPEWGAPL, encoded by the coding sequence ATGCCCCGACCCGCCTACCAGGGCCGCGCACTCGACGTCGACCGGCCGTTCTACCGGCGGCTCGCCGAGGAGCCCGGCCGGGAACTCGTCGACGCGTTCGAGATCCCGATCCGCTCGGGCCGCGCCTGGCGGGTCCCGCGCGGCCACCTCTGCCGCCTGCGGACCGTCGAGGGCCCGCAGGTCGGCGATCTCAACCTGTGGAACGCCGACGACCCCCGCGAACGCTTCTGGGCCGCGCGCACCCGCCAGCTCCAGCGCGCCCACGTCAGCACCTTCGACCGGCTCTGGTCCACCCTCCCCTTCCTCCGCCCGCTCGCGACGATCACCGCGGACACCCTCGAGGACCACGGCGTGGACGAGGACGGCGGCCGCGTGCACGACCTGCTCGGCACCCGCTGCGACCCGTACGTCAACCGGATGCTCACCGGCGAGGACTTCGACTTCCACTGCCACTCGAACCTCGTGCGCGCGGTCGCGCCGTTCGGGCTGACCGAGTTCGACGTCCACGACGTCCTGAACGTCTTCCAGTGCACCGGCCTCGACGACGAGGACCGGTACTTCATGCAGGCCTGCCCCGCGCGCCCGGGCGACCACTTCGAGTTCTTCGCCGAGCTCGACCTGCTGTGCGCGCTGTCCACCTGCCCGGGCGGCGACCTCTCGATCCCCCTGTGGGGGCCCGGCGCCCGCGACCCGATCGACGTCTGCCACCCGATCGGCGTCGAGGTCTTCGAACCCCGGGCAGGCCTGCTCGACGGGTGGCGCCCGCCGGAGCGCGCGGCCTACCGGGGCCTGCACGGGGTCCGGCTACCGGAGTGGGGCGCTCCGCTCTGA
- a CDS encoding HNH endonuclease family protein, producing the protein MPRTRALVLLAVLTGASLTGCKVPDGLASGSPATGTAAAPPVAPTEARAELAKLQVAVRGTMDGYSREKFPHWDKVDGACDTREQVLKRDGKDVTTNADCAPKSGTWVSPYDGETWRKASDVDIDHMVPLGQAWVSGAKSWTQERREQFANDLVRPQLHAVTDNLNEQKSDKAPDQWKPPLVSYWCTYATDWIVVKSSYGLTITVPEKTALTGMLDHC; encoded by the coding sequence ATGCCGCGCACCCGAGCGCTCGTCCTGCTGGCCGTCCTCACGGGCGCGTCCCTCACCGGCTGCAAGGTGCCCGACGGGCTGGCGTCCGGTTCGCCGGCCACCGGGACCGCCGCCGCGCCGCCGGTCGCGCCCACCGAGGCGCGGGCCGAGCTGGCGAAACTGCAGGTCGCCGTGCGCGGCACCATGGACGGCTACAGCCGCGAGAAGTTCCCGCACTGGGACAAGGTCGACGGCGCCTGCGACACCCGCGAGCAGGTCCTCAAGCGCGACGGCAAGGACGTCACCACGAACGCCGACTGCGCCCCGAAGTCCGGCACCTGGGTCAGCCCGTACGACGGCGAGACCTGGCGGAAAGCGTCCGACGTGGACATCGACCACATGGTGCCGCTCGGCCAGGCCTGGGTGAGCGGCGCGAAGTCGTGGACCCAGGAACGCCGCGAGCAGTTCGCGAACGACCTGGTCCGCCCGCAGCTGCACGCGGTCACCGACAACCTCAACGAGCAGAAGAGCGACAAGGCGCCGGACCAGTGGAAACCGCCGCTGGTCTCCTACTGGTGCACCTACGCCACCGACTGGATCGTGGTCAAGAGCAGCTACGGCCTCACCATCACCGTCCCCGAAAAGACGGCGCTGACCGGCATGCTCGATCACTGCTGA
- a CDS encoding fructosamine kinase family protein, giving the protein MTDPVARLTGHAVTEWRPMSGDLREAVLDDGRVVVVKRGHAPGATTAEAAGLRWLAAADAVAVPSVAGHDEKWLVVDRVLTGRSSAAAAERLGRGLARLHAAGAPAFGAPPPGGLADAWIGLAPMRCVPGEDWASWYASDRVLPYVRRAVDAGTFDAAEATLFERACGRIPASAEPPARLHGDLWTGNVLWDGREAWLIDPAAHGGHRETDLAMLHLFGCPHLDRVLGAYEEIAPLAEGWAGRIGLHQLFPLLVHTVLFGRSYAGQAVAAAKTLG; this is encoded by the coding sequence ATGACCGATCCCGTCGCCCGGTTGACCGGGCACGCCGTCACCGAGTGGCGCCCGATGTCCGGGGATCTTCGCGAAGCCGTCCTCGACGACGGCCGTGTGGTCGTGGTCAAGCGCGGGCACGCGCCGGGCGCGACCACGGCCGAGGCGGCGGGCCTGCGCTGGCTGGCCGCCGCGGACGCCGTCGCGGTGCCGTCGGTGGCCGGCCACGACGAGAAGTGGCTGGTGGTCGACCGCGTCCTCACGGGGCGCTCTTCGGCGGCGGCGGCCGAACGGCTCGGGCGCGGGCTGGCGCGCCTGCACGCGGCGGGGGCGCCGGCGTTCGGCGCGCCTCCCCCGGGCGGGCTCGCCGACGCGTGGATCGGCCTGGCGCCGATGCGCTGCGTTCCCGGGGAGGACTGGGCTTCCTGGTACGCGTCGGATCGCGTGCTGCCCTACGTCCGGCGGGCGGTCGACGCCGGGACGTTCGACGCGGCGGAGGCGACCCTGTTCGAGCGCGCCTGCGGCCGGATCCCGGCGTCGGCCGAACCGCCGGCGCGGCTGCACGGCGACCTCTGGACCGGCAACGTCCTGTGGGACGGCCGCGAAGCGTGGCTGATCGACCCGGCCGCCCACGGCGGGCACCGCGAGACGGACCTGGCGATGCTGCACCTGTTCGGCTGCCCGCACCTCGACCGCGTCCTGGGCGCGTACGAGGAGATCGCGCCCCTGGCCGAGGGCTGGGCCGGGCGGATCGGGCTGCACCAGCTGTTCCCGCTGCTCGTGCACACCGTCCTGTTCGGACGGTCGTACGCCGGGCAGGCGGTGGCCGCGGCCAAAACGCTCGGCTGA
- a CDS encoding MmcQ/YjbR family DNA-binding protein has protein sequence MTVRVEEFERVLGELVEVQRSEARDYSSFGVRGKRFGYFWPRTRTVGLKQTISEQLALVAERPDVFEVQFTAGGFGWVVVYLDGIDADELAELLYEAWRLSAPEELVAEVPFTRIARA, from the coding sequence GTGACGGTGCGGGTCGAGGAATTCGAGCGGGTGCTGGGCGAACTGGTGGAGGTCCAGCGGTCCGAAGCGCGCGACTACTCGTCGTTCGGCGTCCGGGGCAAGCGGTTCGGCTACTTCTGGCCGCGGACGCGGACCGTCGGGCTGAAGCAGACGATCTCCGAACAGCTCGCGCTGGTGGCCGAGCGGCCGGACGTCTTCGAGGTCCAGTTCACCGCGGGCGGCTTCGGCTGGGTCGTGGTGTACCTCGACGGCATCGACGCCGACGAGCTGGCCGAGCTCCTCTACGAGGCCTGGCGGCTGTCGGCGCCGGAGGAGCTCGTCGCCGAGGTCCCCTTCACCAGGATCGCCCGGGCGTAG